In Glycine max cultivar Williams 82 chromosome 7, Glycine_max_v4.0, whole genome shotgun sequence, a single window of DNA contains:
- the LOC100792226 gene encoding protein TRIGALACTOSYLDIACYLGLYCEROL 4, chloroplastic, whose translation MAKLKTSIDSSFWDFNVASPQLHEGWVKSVPGDPFPLDGSVASRVLRPRQLSVIGNGLPLPVIVPSLSPTSPKDLGSFCLQSLLLKLANPRWWLTMTGQFRPRKLIADVKNEISNAEEFDLSTVKDVAKHFINKSLYSFGLTSQFAFPPSTSLLLAIEGHGEKERLRSKVMVFHKLPDHDLTLEAAWPQLFVDHKGKYWDVPESLSVDLSSLVSESGLRYHIGMHKNSVNPQAMNATNGNPPLSLLPGLCAKVAVSYEKIKYFWRDKGAAEQENEEALPYDVRLKEPHAAVSGIIGSTFASWIWNGRSLSSIDSREDPEVSTSKRSRHNADLFGSVCYSFQHGKFTKKYGDLTRVDARLDISSASAFAKKILNGSSSSTAYVSEQPSASPRLNLIFQQQVAGPVVFRADSRIALESFARKNGVSVEDFICSLSYSLKDLESGKIVAWYSPKRKEGMVEFRMYEF comes from the exons ATGGCGAAGCTGAAGACGAGCATTGATTCATCGTTCTGGGACTTCAACGTGGCGTCCCCTCAGCTGCACGAAGGATGGGTCAAGTCCGTTCCGGGCGACCCGTTTCCGTTGGACGGCTCCGTCGCCAGCAGAGTGCTCCGGCCACGACAGCTCTCCGTCATCGGAAACGGGTTGCCTCTTCCCGTCATCGTTCCCTCGCTCTCTCCCACTTCGCCCAAGGACTTGGGTTCCTTCTGTCTCCAGTCCCTCCTCCTCAAACTAGCTAATCCTCGCTG GTGGCTTACCATGACTGGACAGTTTCGTCCCAGGAAGCTGATTGCTGATGTTAAAAATGAGATCTCTAATGCTGAAGAATTTGATCTCTCCACAGTCAAGGATGTTGCGAAGCATTTCATTAACAAGTCACTTTATTCTTTCGGGTTAACCTCACAATTCGCTTTTCCTCCTTCAACATCCTTGCTGCTTGCTATAGAAGGCCATGGTGAAAAAGAAAGATTGCGCAGCAAAGTGATGGTTTTTCACAAG CTTCCTGATCATGACCTTACGTTGGAAGCAGCATGGCCTCAATTATTTGTTGACCACAAAGGAAAATATTGGGATGTCCCTGAGTCTTTATCTGTTGATTTGTCATCCCTTGTGTCCGAATCTGGATTGCGATACCACATTGGGATGCATAAAAACAGTGTTAATCCCCAGGCAATGAATGCAACCAATGGTAACCCACCACTGTCTCTACTGCCAGGGTTATGTGCGAAGGTTGCCGTTAGTTATGAGAAGATCAAATACTTCTGGAGAGATAAGGGTGCTGCAGAACAAGAGAATGAAGAGGCGCTTCCATATGATGTGCGCCTTAAGGAACCTCATGCAGCAGTATCCGGAATTATTG GTAGCACCTTTGCTTCCTGGATTTGGAATGGAAGGAGCTTGTCTAGCATTGATTCCAGAGAAGATCCAGAGGTGTCAACAAGCAAGAGATCTCGACATAATGCTGATTTGTTTGGCTCAGTTTGCTACTCCTTTCAGCATGGcaaattcacaaaaaaatatggGGACTTAACCAGGGTAGATGCTCGTTTAGATATATCTTCAGCTTCAGCATTTGCAAAGAAGATTCTGAATGGTTCCAGTAGTTCAACTGCTTATGTTAGTGAACAACCATCAGCCTCACCCCGGCTGAATTTAATCTTTCAACAGCAG GTTGCAGGGCCAGTTGTTTTTCGAGCTGATTCCCGGATTGCCCTCGAGTCTTTCGCCAGGAAAAACGGTGTGTCAGTTGAGGATTTCATTTGCAGCCTGAGTTACTCCTTGAAGGATCTTGAATCTGGAAAGATCGTTGCTTGGTACTctccaaaaagaaaagagggaaTGGTTGAGTTTCGCATGTATGAGTTTTAG
- the LOC102668392 gene encoding vegetative cell wall protein gp1-like: MSSGGVDPPRPPSHDSSGKGTTAKKRRYMVRLLPPRDSLTSSIPSPSSMSIPVRPLDVAPTPSPPSTKARPSSSHVNARGPSPIPASTPFPSSVDAHGPSPLLTSTPSPSPPVGNMPTDEDAINLSMEDPL, translated from the coding sequence ATGTCATCAGGTGGTGTTGATCCTCCTCGACCCCCGTCACATGACTCCAGTGGGAAAGGGACAACTGCGAAGAAAAGACGATACATGGTTAGACTATTACCACCTCGAGATAGTCTGACTTCATCTATCCCATCCCCGTCTTCTATGTCTATCCCAGTTAGGCCTCTCGATGTTGCCCCTACACCATCTCCACCTTCGACTAAAGCTAGACCATCTTCATCTCATGTTAATGCACGTGGACCATCTCCGATACCTGCATCCACACCATTTCCATCCTCCGTTGATGCACATGGACCGTCCCCATTACTTACATCCACACCTTCTCCATCCCCGCCTGTGGGCAACATGCCTACAGATGAAGATGCTATAAATTTGTCAATGGAAGATCCACTTTAA